One segment of Saprospiraceae bacterium DNA contains the following:
- the cas3 gene encoding CRISPR-associated helicase Cas3', with protein sequence MKPLSIMLGEAMRVENGLLVNAEKYLAHIPKPGDPADKKAETLGEHLDLVLGHARKICELHGLDAVVERLTRQLVESLKFDDPSAAVEWALTFFVNTIAFHDFGKVNEHFQTKRMQNEDALFQGNFPEIFQPCSGHSDLGGYIFSVYHLEKIRLEVPSTDDQKKLSVLALLFCNTILLHHSPKLKQPQQRVTNSQFLRFRAQLGGYLQMYIGFPAVEVSEKYFQNIEGVLKMFAQKPTDFALFALLRLNFSLLTASDYMATWHYGHEMEMETEQHWGVFSEAKRAALIRAARTAKKYNALAYKFFESSNSLQHPTEPNGDNLNLLRTEMTVEVLRQLEDHRDQRLFYLEAPTGGGKTNLSMLAVAELMRANPELNKVFYVFPFTTLITQTHKSIKDTLLLSDDDIALLHSRAGFQTLSEVKETATGEEDEGEEAKEDGTYGDKKRDFLQNLFVLYPFTLLTHIRFFDILKSDRKDDIYLMHRLANSVVVLDELQSYPPKQWDKMLFLLNEYGQYFNIRFILMSATLPRLDKIEAVRRAAKRPLPPVTDLLPDPKRYFLNPNFQGRVTFRFDLLGASGKVPITLPELAATVLEKSRARAALPECEGRVFTMVEFIFKKSATEFRGEFEQLDKFFDEIFVLSGTILESRRREIIAFLKKHQRTENLKVLLITTQVVEAGVDIDMDLGFKNISLIDSDEQLAGRVNRNVNKKGCEVWLFKVNEPGILYKEDLRLDAMREMTLAERQAVLEEKDFGKLYDRVFVEIEKRNQSQLKENFQDDYLPLLQKLDFPAAHEKFKLIDQPTLSVFVPLALPLTIENEKGEQEGFFSENELQFLEKSKIWSRDDVEIDGTAVWQFYRKLCGNKEKPADFVASKIEQKTLQGILSKFTFSTFDSPKNRLGLRCFCDEMDCFENYFVLTRYEDLYKLESGLDESKLENADNFF encoded by the coding sequence ATGAAACCTTTGTCCATCATGCTCGGCGAAGCCATGCGGGTCGAAAACGGTTTGTTGGTCAACGCCGAAAAATACCTCGCGCACATCCCGAAACCTGGCGACCCCGCTGACAAGAAGGCAGAAACACTGGGCGAGCATTTGGACTTGGTGCTTGGTCATGCTCGGAAAATTTGCGAGTTGCATGGTTTGGATGCCGTTGTGGAGCGATTGACGCGCCAACTTGTCGAATCTTTGAAGTTTGACGATCCATCTGCCGCAGTCGAATGGGCATTGACCTTCTTTGTCAACACGATCGCTTTTCATGATTTCGGCAAAGTCAACGAGCATTTTCAAACAAAGCGAATGCAAAATGAAGATGCGCTGTTTCAAGGCAATTTCCCGGAGATATTCCAACCTTGCTCTGGGCATTCGGATTTAGGCGGCTATATTTTTTCAGTTTATCATTTGGAAAAAATCCGCTTGGAAGTGCCTTCGACAGACGACCAGAAAAAACTATCGGTGTTGGCTTTGCTTTTTTGCAACACGATTTTGTTGCACCATAGCCCCAAATTGAAACAGCCGCAACAGCGCGTGACGAACAGCCAGTTTTTGAGGTTTCGCGCTCAATTGGGCGGTTACTTGCAGATGTACATAGGGTTTCCAGCCGTTGAAGTTTCAGAAAAGTATTTTCAAAACATTGAAGGCGTGCTAAAGATGTTCGCTCAAAAGCCGACCGACTTCGCCCTCTTCGCCCTCCTCCGCCTCAATTTTTCCCTGCTCACGGCCTCGGACTACATGGCTACCTGGCACTATGGCCATGAAATGGAGATGGAGACGGAGCAGCACTGGGGGGTGTTCAGCGAGGCCAAGCGGGCCGCACTCATCCGCGCTGCTCGAACTGCAAAAAAGTACAATGCCCTCGCTTACAAGTTTTTTGAATCGAGCAATTCGCTCCAACATCCGACCGAGCCAAACGGTGACAACCTGAACCTGTTGCGCACAGAAATGACCGTAGAAGTGCTGCGGCAATTGGAAGACCACCGCGACCAGCGACTTTTTTACCTCGAAGCCCCGACGGGCGGCGGAAAGACCAACCTCTCGATGTTGGCAGTAGCCGAACTGATGCGAGCCAACCCTGAATTGAACAAGGTATTTTATGTCTTTCCCTTCACGACGCTCATTACGCAAACGCACAAAAGCATCAAAGACACCTTGCTGCTCAGCGACGACGACATCGCGTTGCTGCACAGCCGGGCGGGTTTTCAAACTTTATCAGAAGTGAAAGAAACGGCAACAGGGGAAGAAGATGAGGGCGAGGAGGCCAAAGAAGATGGCACTTACGGCGACAAAAAGCGGGATTTTTTGCAAAACTTATTCGTGCTCTACCCTTTCACGCTGCTGACGCACATCCGCTTTTTCGACATTCTGAAATCCGACCGCAAAGACGACATTTATCTGATGCACCGGCTGGCAAACTCGGTAGTAGTCCTTGACGAATTGCAATCGTACCCGCCTAAACAATGGGACAAAATGCTTTTTTTGCTCAACGAATATGGGCAATACTTCAACATCCGCTTCATCCTGATGTCGGCCACCCTGCCACGATTGGACAAAATCGAAGCCGTGCGTCGTGCGGCCAAAAGACCTCTGCCACCGGTGACAGATTTGCTGCCTGACCCGAAGCGATACTTCCTGAACCCGAATTTCCAGGGGCGGGTGACTTTCCGCTTCGATTTGCTAGGAGCATCTGGCAAAGTGCCAATCACCTTGCCCGAACTGGCGGCTACTGTCTTGGAAAAATCGCGCGCCCGCGCTGCGCTGCCCGAATGCGAGGGGCGCGTGTTCACGATGGTGGAGTTTATTTTCAAAAAATCGGCTACTGAGTTCAGAGGCGAGTTTGAGCAGTTGGACAAGTTTTTTGACGAAATCTTCGTGCTCTCCGGGACAATCTTGGAAAGTCGCCGCCGTGAGATCATTGCTTTTTTGAAAAAACACCAGCGAACGGAGAACCTAAAAGTGCTACTCATCACCACACAGGTCGTGGAGGCGGGCGTGGATATTGACATGGATTTGGGCTTCAAAAACATTTCGTTGATTGACTCTGACGAACAACTTGCCGGGCGGGTGAACCGCAACGTGAACAAAAAAGGCTGCGAGGTTTGGTTGTTTAAAGTGAATGAGCCCGGCATTCTGTACAAAGAAGATTTGCGGCTCGATGCAATGCGCGAAATGACATTGGCCGAGCGTCAGGCAGTTTTAGAAGAGAAGGATTTTGGGAAATTGTATGACCGCGTTTTTGTTGAAATTGAGAAACGAAACCAGAGTCAACTGAAAGAGAATTTTCAAGACGATTATTTGCCATTGCTCCAAAAATTGGATTTCCCGGCAGCACACGAGAAATTCAAACTCATTGACCAGCCGACGCTTTCGGTGTTTGTGCCACTGGCTTTGCCTTTAACGATTGAAAATGAGAAAGGCGAACAAGAAGGTTTTTTCAGCGAAAATGAACTCCAATTTTTGGAAAAATCAAAGATTTGGAGTCGTGACGATGTCGAAATTGATGGCACAGCCGTTTGGCAGTTTTATCGGAAACTTTGTGGCAATAAAGAAAAGCCTGCAGACTTTGTCGCCAGCAAAATCGAGCAGAAAACTTTGCAGGGCATCTTGTCAAAGTTCACGTTTTCGACATTCGATAGCCCCAAAAACCGGCTGGGATTGCGATGTTTTTGCGATGAAATGGACTGCTTTGAAAATTACTTCGTACTCACACGGTACGAAGATTTATACAAACTGGAATCCGGTCTGGACGAGTCAAAACTTGAAAATGCAGACAACTTTTTCTGA
- the cas4 gene encoding CRISPR-associated protein Cas4 has protein sequence MQNITATLINLYHVCHRELWLHAHEIRMEHTSDMVAEGKLIGDTAYDRRADKYTQVELDGIKIDFFDPKNKVVHETKRGRAIEAAHRAQVQYYLYRLRQHGVTDASGLIEYPDLRKTEAVPPLTEADVREIEHWEAEVRRIVGQAECPPAIRIKICNSCSYYDLCFVGEEA, from the coding sequence ATGCAAAACATCACCGCCACGCTCATCAACCTCTATCACGTTTGCCATCGGGAGCTCTGGCTCCACGCCCACGAAATCCGCATGGAGCACACCAGCGACATGGTGGCAGAGGGCAAACTCATCGGCGACACGGCCTACGACCGCCGAGCCGACAAGTACACCCAGGTCGAACTCGACGGTATCAAAATAGACTTCTTCGACCCCAAAAACAAAGTGGTGCACGAAACCAAGCGGGGCCGCGCCATCGAAGCGGCGCATCGGGCACAGGTGCAGTACTACCTCTACAGACTCCGGCAGCACGGCGTGACCGACGCATCGGGCCTGATCGAGTACCCGGACTTGCGCAAGACCGAGGCGGTGCCGCCGCTCACCGAGGCCGATGTACGGGAAATTGAGCACTGGGAGGCCGAGGTGCGGCGCATCGTGGGGCAGGCGGAATGCCCGCCGGCCATTCGGATCAAAATATGCAACAGTTGTTCGTACTATGACTTATGTTTTGTCGGAGAGGAGGCATAG
- the cas5b gene encoding type I-B CRISPR-associated protein Cas5 codes for MRQTLISFDLKGDFGVFKKPDVNEGLQLTFNLLHKPALLGILGAIAGLEGYQRQGVFPEYYSKFRDLRVGIEPLEGWHDKGNFVKTVVKYTNTVGYANADGNLIVTEQTLRRPAYRVYLLLDLDVEEQARLHERIRAGEAEYLPYFGKNECAAWWETDSVREYEFEPFAATGDFRVSSVFVRKGSVKEGKAQLDFDIDLGKMVNAASYINFERLPTKFFVGDPEEAETPDLFSSVNIEPRKVKPMKFVQYDLAEFAFTDCTFRENAKMPPLWQVKLPDGTAKIIHLF; via the coding sequence ATGCGACAGACCTTGATTTCCTTCGACTTGAAGGGCGATTTCGGCGTGTTCAAAAAGCCGGATGTGAACGAGGGCTTGCAACTGACCTTCAACCTGTTGCACAAACCTGCCTTGCTCGGCATACTTGGCGCCATTGCAGGTTTGGAGGGCTATCAGCGACAGGGTGTTTTCCCGGAGTACTATTCCAAGTTCAGGGACTTGCGCGTGGGCATCGAGCCGCTTGAAGGCTGGCATGACAAGGGCAATTTTGTCAAAACCGTCGTCAAATACACCAACACGGTGGGCTATGCCAATGCTGATGGCAACCTCATCGTCACGGAGCAAACACTTCGCCGTCCGGCTTACCGAGTGTATCTCCTCCTCGACCTTGATGTGGAAGAACAAGCCCGCCTGCACGAACGCATCCGGGCCGGTGAGGCTGAATATCTGCCGTATTTCGGGAAAAACGAGTGTGCCGCTTGGTGGGAAACCGATTCGGTGCGAGAATATGAATTTGAACCTTTCGCGGCGACAGGCGATTTTCGGGTGAGTTCGGTTTTTGTGCGAAAAGGCTCTGTGAAAGAAGGGAAAGCCCAGTTGGATTTTGACATTGATTTGGGCAAAATGGTCAATGCAGCCAGTTACATCAATTTCGAGCGGCTTCCAACAAAGTTTTTCGTTGGCGACCCCGAAGAGGCTGAAACGCCGGATTTGTTTTCATCCGTCAACATAGAACCTCGAAAAGTCAAGCCGATGAAATTTGTCCAATATGACCTTGCCGAGTTCGCCTTTACGGATTGCACGTTTCGGGAAAACGCCAAAATGCCACCTCTTTGGCAAGTCAAATTGCCCGACGGAACTGCCAAAATCATCCACCTTTTTTGA
- the cas2 gene encoding CRISPR-associated endonuclease Cas2: MYVILVYDVGEKRVGKMLKLCRRYLHWIQNSVFEGEITEVQLRELRHHARKLMDLQEDSLIVFASREERWLEKEIIGRERNKLDNFL, from the coding sequence ATGTATGTTATTCTCGTGTACGATGTAGGCGAAAAACGCGTCGGCAAGATGCTCAAGTTGTGCAGGCGCTACCTGCATTGGATTCAGAACTCGGTATTCGAGGGCGAGATCACGGAGGTTCAGCTGCGAGAGCTGCGGCATCACGCCCGGAAGTTGATGGACTTGCAAGAGGACAGTTTGATTGTCTTTGCCAGTCGGGAGGAGCGGTGGTTGGAGAAGGAGATAATCGGGCGGGAGAGGAATAAACTGGACAATTTCTTGTGA
- the cas1b gene encoding type I-B CRISPR-associated endonuclease Cas1 — MKDTYYLFNPGRLERQDNTLRFVPKDEQGRELPPKFIPVEGLETLFVFGSLDANSALYTFLGKKRVSVHFFDYYEHYSGSFQPKEYLLAGKMQVEQTRAYLDPARRLHLARGFVEGASANMLRNLKYYSGRGRDLAAQMAAIEQYREGLADVRDVPALMGLEGNVRQTYYSAFDHILNEFELGGRMKQPPGNEVNALISFGNMVCYSQALDAIYHTQLNPTISFLHEPGARRYSLALDLAEVFKPILVDRTIFTVVNKRELQAKHFDNTTNGCLLNNAGKQIFLKALEERLKETIQHRTLNKKVSYKYLIRLECYKLTKYILGMEPAYKPFKIWW, encoded by the coding sequence ATGAAGGACACCTATTATTTGTTCAACCCCGGCCGCCTCGAACGCCAGGACAACACGTTGCGCTTTGTGCCCAAGGACGAGCAAGGCCGCGAACTGCCGCCCAAGTTCATCCCGGTGGAAGGACTGGAAACGCTTTTTGTGTTTGGCAGTCTGGACGCCAACAGTGCGCTGTACACGTTTTTGGGCAAGAAGCGCGTGAGCGTGCATTTTTTCGACTACTACGAGCACTACTCGGGGTCGTTTCAGCCCAAGGAGTATTTGTTGGCGGGCAAGATGCAGGTGGAGCAGACGCGGGCCTATCTCGACCCGGCGCGGCGGCTGCATTTGGCGCGCGGATTTGTGGAGGGCGCGTCGGCCAATATGCTACGGAACTTGAAGTACTACTCCGGGCGGGGGCGCGACCTTGCGGCGCAGATGGCGGCCATCGAGCAGTACCGGGAGGGGCTTGCGGACGTGCGCGACGTGCCCGCGCTGATGGGGCTGGAGGGCAACGTGCGGCAGACGTACTACTCGGCGTTCGACCACATCCTGAACGAGTTTGAGCTGGGCGGTCGCATGAAGCAGCCGCCGGGCAACGAGGTGAACGCGCTCATTTCGTTCGGCAACATGGTGTGCTACTCGCAGGCGCTGGATGCGATCTACCACACGCAGTTGAACCCCACGATCAGTTTTTTGCACGAGCCGGGGGCACGGCGCTACTCGTTGGCGCTCGACCTGGCGGAGGTGTTCAAGCCTATTTTGGTGGATCGCACGATTTTCACGGTGGTGAACAAGCGCGAGCTGCAGGCCAAGCATTTCGACAACACGACAAACGGCTGCTTGCTCAACAACGCGGGCAAGCAAATTTTCCTCAAGGCGCTCGAAGAGCGGCTCAAGGAGACCATACAGCACCGGACGCTAAACAAAAAGGTGTCTTACAAATACCTCATTAGGCTGGAGTGCTACAAACTGACCAAGTACATCCTCGGCATGGAACCCGCCTACAAGCCTTTCAAAATCTGGTGGTAG
- a CDS encoding type I CRISPR-associated protein Cas7: MATAFQNRVFGCVIVKSINSNYNADFTHQPRTLPDGTVYATDKVLKYSVRNWLHKVHSAKEVFYYKSLSKEEMQPRSLGETYIELFGDFPKNEGKDKDVKNRKEVLKNLLTCTDVRLFGGTFAEKGVSLSIHGTAQITHGVNRFPESAIYSEQISSPFRNPGDEKKDSMQTTLGTQFKLREGHYVHHFSVNPQNLADLAALSGGEALNDEDIAKLKAGLSRGVTLYDSSAKSGTENELLLWVQLKPGSKLVLPSFVELISIGDDDKRTIDLSAVSEILARPHVKDAVEKIEIWYDSTASTVKGVPAGAIHHEIHQ; the protein is encoded by the coding sequence ATGGCCACTGCATTCCAAAACCGCGTCTTCGGATGCGTCATCGTCAAATCCATCAACTCCAACTACAATGCCGACTTCACCCACCAGCCCCGCACCCTGCCCGATGGCACGGTGTACGCCACCGACAAGGTGCTGAAATACAGTGTGCGAAATTGGCTACATAAAGTACATTCTGCCAAAGAAGTATTTTACTATAAATCGCTAAGTAAGGAGGAAATGCAACCTCGTTCATTGGGCGAAACCTATATCGAATTGTTTGGTGATTTTCCCAAAAACGAGGGCAAAGATAAGGATGTGAAGAACCGGAAAGAGGTATTGAAAAACCTGCTCACCTGTACAGATGTGCGCCTGTTCGGTGGCACATTCGCGGAAAAAGGGGTCAGTCTTTCTATTCATGGCACGGCCCAAATCACGCATGGAGTCAATCGTTTTCCTGAAAGTGCTATTTATTCAGAGCAAATTTCGTCGCCATTCCGTAATCCCGGAGATGAGAAAAAGGACTCTATGCAAACCACCCTCGGCACTCAGTTCAAACTGCGCGAAGGCCACTACGTCCACCACTTCTCCGTCAACCCGCAAAATCTTGCAGACCTCGCTGCGCTCTCCGGCGGCGAAGCCCTCAACGATGAGGACATCGCCAAACTAAAAGCAGGCCTCTCTCGCGGCGTGACGCTCTACGACTCCTCGGCCAAATCCGGCACCGAAAACGAACTGCTGCTTTGGGTGCAATTGAAACCCGGCTCTAAATTGGTGCTGCCTTCTTTTGTGGAACTTATCAGCATTGGCGATGACGACAAACGCACCATTGACCTTTCGGCTGTAAGCGAAATTCTCGCGCGTCCGCACGTCAAGGATGCCGTCGAGAAAATCGAAATCTGGTATGACTCCACCGCTTCGACTGTCAAGGGCGTGCCGGCCGGGGCTATTCATCACGAAATCCACCAGTAA